A window of Flavobacterium flavigenum contains these coding sequences:
- a CDS encoding zinc dependent phospholipase C family protein: protein MKNFKMKPRLIAFFAVIIGFLTLSWGIVGHERINKAAVMALPQPLQVFFYNHIDFITQEASVPDIRKYALKYKDENPRHYIDLENFKTSVDSLPKTLEEANKKYDAKFLNDNGILPWYIEDMMTKLTKAFKEKNRAEILFLAADLGHYIGDAHMPLHTSANHDGQLTDQKGIHSLWESRLPELFVKNYKLNVPEAKYYEDVHKATWDMIRDTHSLVQPLLAVDKKLRTSTPENQVFVVDAEGKIVKSKYNSAKFSDEYAAKLHTELNGMVENQMKKAITVTASFWYTAWVNAGKPDLSDLDSKELTKRNSKALKQDLKLFQKGQLFGMQNQND from the coding sequence ATGAAAAACTTTAAAATGAAACCAAGACTCATTGCTTTTTTTGCAGTTATAATTGGATTTTTGACCTTATCATGGGGTATTGTAGGGCATGAACGCATCAATAAAGCTGCAGTTATGGCATTACCTCAGCCACTACAAGTCTTTTTTTACAATCATATCGATTTTATTACACAGGAAGCTTCTGTGCCGGATATTCGTAAATATGCTTTAAAGTATAAAGATGAAAACCCAAGACATTATATTGATTTGGAAAATTTCAAAACGTCTGTAGACAGTTTGCCTAAAACTTTAGAAGAAGCCAATAAAAAATACGATGCAAAATTCCTGAATGATAACGGAATTTTGCCTTGGTATATCGAAGACATGATGACCAAATTGACAAAAGCATTTAAAGAAAAAAACAGGGCCGAAATCTTATTTCTGGCAGCCGATTTAGGACATTATATTGGAGACGCCCATATGCCGTTGCATACTTCTGCTAATCATGATGGACAATTAACCGATCAAAAAGGAATCCATTCACTTTGGGAGAGCAGATTGCCTGAACTGTTCGTGAAAAATTACAAATTAAATGTTCCCGAAGCCAAATATTACGAAGATGTTCACAAAGCAACCTGGGACATGATCAGGGATACACATAGTCTGGTGCAGCCATTGCTGGCAGTTGACAAAAAATTAAGAACTTCAACTCCCGAAAATCAGGTTTTTGTTGTCGATGCTGAAGGTAAAATTGTGAAGAGTAAATACAATTCGGCTAAATTCTCAGACGAATATGCTGCCAAACTGCATACAGAATTAAACGGAATGGTAGAAAACCAGATGAAAAAAGCCATTACAGTAACAGCAAGTTTTTGGTACACGGCCTGGGTAAATGCAGGAAAGCCGGACTTAAGCGACTTAGATTCAAAGGAACTTACAAAACGCAACAGCAAAGCGTTAAAACAAGATTTGAAATTATTTCAGAAAGGACAACTTTTCGGAATGCAGAATCAAAACGATTAA
- a CDS encoding LysR family transcriptional regulator: MDFRLKVFYTVALRLNFTKAATELYITQPAVSKHIQELEETYKTKLFERNGSKIALTAAGEILLKHTKNIFEVYREIDFDMSSFINQRQGLLRLGSSTTISQYIISPVLARFHQKQQDIKVNLLNGNTEQIENALINKEIEIGIVEGQSKNQSIKYVPFIKDELVLVCNRNPLVKQNEISLEDLKSMKFITRERGSGTLEVIEYALKQVGVKLSDLQIEMQLGNTESIKSYLLNSDCFAFMSIHAVGKELKNNELIVLDVEGLSIERYFYIITLLGKSDPLSELFIQNISSYYNLKL; the protein is encoded by the coding sequence ATGGATTTCAGGCTAAAAGTATTTTATACCGTTGCACTCCGCCTTAATTTTACTAAAGCGGCAACGGAATTATACATTACCCAGCCGGCCGTTTCCAAACACATTCAGGAGCTCGAAGAAACCTATAAAACCAAGCTTTTTGAAAGAAACGGATCCAAAATTGCCTTAACTGCGGCAGGTGAAATTCTACTGAAGCATACCAAAAACATCTTCGAAGTCTATCGCGAAATAGACTTTGATATGAGTTCTTTCATCAATCAGCGTCAGGGATTATTGCGATTGGGTTCAAGTACCACCATTTCCCAATATATCATTTCACCGGTTTTAGCACGATTTCACCAAAAACAGCAGGATATCAAAGTCAACTTACTGAATGGAAACACGGAACAGATTGAAAATGCCCTGATCAATAAAGAAATCGAAATCGGAATTGTAGAAGGACAATCTAAAAATCAGTCGATTAAGTATGTTCCGTTTATTAAGGACGAACTGGTTTTGGTCTGCAACCGAAATCCTTTGGTAAAACAAAATGAAATTTCGCTGGAAGATTTAAAATCCATGAAATTCATTACGCGCGAACGTGGTTCCGGAACACTTGAAGTTATAGAATATGCGTTAAAACAAGTCGGTGTAAAATTAAGCGATTTACAAATCGAAATGCAGCTAGGAAATACAGAAAGTATCAAATCGTACCTGCTAAACTCAGACTGTTTTGCTTTTATGTCAATACACGCAGTAGGAAAGGAGCTTAAAAATAACGAATTAATCGTTTTAGATGTGGAAGGTTTATCTATCGAAAGATATTTTTACATTATTACATTACTAGGGAAATCCGATCCATTATCGGAGTTGTTTATTCAAAATATTTCATCTTATTATAATCTGAAGTTATAG
- a CDS encoding YeiH family protein gives MKTQQHSASHLVEVNLFLQQLIFGAVIVLCLLSVISPPIALLLGVLIVNVFGNPFIAFNHRAITFLLQFSVVGLGFGMNASSAISAGKEGFLLTILSIFSTLIFGTLLGKWLKTDRKTSHLISCGTAICGGSAIAAISPTIKSNENQTSIALGVIFILNSVALFVFPFIGHQLDLSQKDFGLWCAIAIHDTSSVVGAANKYGAEALQTATTVKLARALWIIPISILTAIIFKNKNSKIKIPYFIGLFIVAMLLNSYVPQIAVFSPNVVEIAKIGLTITLFLIGATLNSDALKSVGVKPLLQGVFLWVFIAGLGLLSILYLK, from the coding sequence TTGAAAACACAACAACATTCAGCGTCTCATTTAGTAGAAGTTAATCTTTTTCTTCAGCAGCTTATTTTTGGAGCAGTAATCGTTTTGTGTCTGCTTTCAGTTATTTCCCCGCCAATTGCTTTATTATTAGGTGTTCTGATCGTAAATGTTTTTGGGAATCCGTTTATAGCATTCAATCATAGAGCTATTACTTTTTTATTACAGTTTTCCGTAGTTGGTCTAGGTTTCGGAATGAACGCTTCATCAGCTATTTCAGCCGGTAAAGAAGGTTTTTTACTCACTATTTTGTCCATTTTCAGCACATTAATTTTTGGTACACTTTTAGGAAAATGGCTGAAAACCGATAGAAAAACATCGCACTTAATTTCGTGTGGAACGGCAATCTGCGGAGGAAGTGCCATTGCAGCCATTTCGCCAACAATCAAATCAAACGAAAATCAGACTTCAATAGCTTTGGGCGTGATTTTTATTTTGAATTCAGTTGCCTTGTTTGTGTTTCCTTTTATTGGGCATCAGCTTGATTTATCTCAGAAAGATTTTGGACTGTGGTGTGCTATTGCAATTCACGACACCAGTTCTGTAGTAGGTGCGGCTAATAAATACGGAGCCGAAGCTTTGCAGACTGCGACAACCGTAAAACTCGCAAGAGCATTATGGATTATTCCGATTTCAATTCTGACCGCTATTATTTTTAAAAATAAAAACTCAAAAATCAAGATTCCGTATTTTATAGGATTGTTTATTGTGGCCATGTTGTTGAATTCTTATGTACCTCAAATAGCTGTTTTTAGCCCAAATGTTGTAGAAATTGCCAAAATCGGTTTAACCATTACTTTGTTTCTAATTGGGGCAACTTTAAATAGTGATGCTTTAAAATCAGTAGGAGTGAAGCCTTTATTGCAGGGTGTTTTTCTTTGGGTATTTATTGCGGGGTTAGGTTTGCTATCGATTTTATATCTTAAATAA
- a CDS encoding DUF4302 domain-containing protein, with protein MKIKNIYKFLFAAFLALQLSACDNNTDADPKFDKTPTERLNAQMAELKQVLLSSPEGWKAIYFTDNTILGGYTHFFKFFADGTVEMSSDFDEDLDTDVTQKSEYQIQLGSTVSLTFTTKNWIHLLSESDNYPIDELEAKGYLGDFQFLYYGQENGQIIFRANRNGQEIRFVKATKEDRDNLSKNFDMIPNVIGSETRPLFRLLETNDGTTKHQFDFSFSPITRYATANSIETGYSVSFNFGVGYTPTGIVVNPGIQVGSQKLTDFVYNDADGSFTATGTGGVSASIKYSNAPLVLTDDYKLLLPGSGNNVYGYIYNLTKFEAANSALFLTLLGNSEQAAGAMLSRVQLWFNNADGSNYIEYRFADATGATIARRYHYFTLTVNTADKKVTFTPGVWKSTATAAAPAIATPSFLKNLDDQFMNPQGLYFAETPVSGYRAFTFTSTTTPFRMVAYSFQ; from the coding sequence ATGAAAATTAAAAACATATATAAGTTCTTGTTTGCAGCGTTTTTAGCATTGCAATTAAGCGCTTGCGATAACAATACAGACGCAGATCCAAAGTTTGATAAAACTCCTACGGAGCGTTTAAATGCCCAAATGGCAGAATTAAAACAAGTATTACTTTCTTCTCCGGAAGGATGGAAAGCAATCTATTTTACAGACAATACTATTTTAGGAGGCTATACTCATTTTTTTAAGTTTTTTGCTGATGGTACAGTTGAAATGTCTTCTGATTTTGATGAAGATCTAGATACCGATGTAACACAAAAAAGTGAATATCAGATACAATTAGGAAGTACCGTAAGTTTAACATTTACAACAAAAAACTGGATACATCTTTTGTCTGAATCAGATAATTATCCAATAGATGAATTGGAAGCAAAAGGATATTTGGGAGATTTTCAATTTTTGTATTACGGACAGGAAAATGGTCAGATTATTTTTAGGGCCAATAGAAATGGTCAGGAAATACGTTTTGTAAAAGCAACGAAAGAAGATAGGGATAATTTGTCTAAAAATTTTGACATGATTCCCAATGTAATAGGATCAGAAACAAGACCATTATTTAGGTTATTGGAAACAAATGACGGAACAACAAAACATCAGTTTGATTTTTCATTTTCGCCTATAACACGTTACGCAACTGCAAATTCAATCGAAACAGGTTATTCTGTAAGTTTTAATTTTGGTGTTGGTTATACTCCAACCGGAATTGTTGTGAATCCTGGTATACAAGTTGGAAGCCAAAAATTAACTGATTTCGTTTACAATGATGCTGATGGAAGTTTTACGGCTACAGGAACTGGAGGCGTATCAGCTTCCATTAAATATAGCAATGCGCCATTAGTATTAACAGATGATTATAAATTGTTATTGCCAGGAAGCGGGAATAATGTTTACGGTTACATTTATAATTTAACAAAATTTGAAGCCGCAAACTCTGCATTATTTTTGACTTTATTAGGGAATTCAGAACAGGCAGCAGGTGCAATGCTTTCAAGAGTACAACTATGGTTTAATAATGCTGATGGAAGTAATTATATTGAGTACAGATTTGCAGATGCAACAGGTGCAACGATAGCCAGAAGATACCATTACTTTACTTTAACTGTTAATACTGCTGATAAAAAAGTTACATTTACTCCAGGAGTTTGGAAATCAACTGCTACAGCTGCAGCACCAGCAATTGCAACGCCATCGTTTTTGAAAAATCTTGATGATCAGTTTATGAACCCTCAGGGATTGTATTTTGCAGAAACACCGGTTTCAGGTTATAGGGCATTTACGTTTACAAGTACAACAACTCCTTTTAGAATGGTTGCGTACTCGTTTCAATAA
- the fabG gene encoding 3-oxoacyl-[acyl-carrier-protein] reductase: protein MKLLEGKVAIITGASRGIGKGIAEVFAKHGANVAFTYSSSVESAQALETELNGLGVKAKGYQSNAADFNEAQTFVDAVLADFGTVDILINNAGITKDNLLMRMSEADFDQVIDVNLKSVFNMTKAIQKTFLKQRSGSIVNISSVVGVSGNAGQTNYAASKAGAIGFTKSVALELGSRNIRCNAIAPGFIETEMTAKLPEDVVKGWRDGIPLKRGGTTEDVANACLFLASDMSAYVTGQVLNVCGGMLT, encoded by the coding sequence ATGAAATTACTAGAAGGAAAAGTAGCCATCATTACAGGCGCGAGCCGTGGAATTGGTAAAGGAATTGCCGAAGTTTTTGCTAAACATGGTGCCAATGTGGCCTTTACATACAGTTCATCTGTAGAATCAGCTCAGGCTCTGGAAACAGAATTGAACGGATTGGGAGTTAAAGCAAAAGGATACCAGTCAAATGCAGCGGATTTTAATGAAGCGCAGACTTTTGTTGACGCTGTTTTAGCAGATTTTGGAACAGTTGATATTTTGATTAACAATGCCGGTATTACAAAAGATAACTTATTAATGCGTATGTCTGAAGCTGATTTTGATCAGGTAATCGATGTCAATCTGAAATCGGTTTTTAATATGACAAAAGCAATTCAGAAAACCTTTTTGAAGCAACGTTCTGGTTCTATCGTTAATATTAGTTCTGTGGTAGGGGTTTCAGGAAATGCTGGACAAACCAACTATGCTGCTTCAAAAGCGGGAGCAATTGGTTTTACAAAATCAGTAGCTTTAGAGCTGGGGTCTCGTAATATTCGTTGCAATGCAATCGCTCCTGGATTTATCGAAACTGAAATGACGGCAAAATTACCGGAAGATGTAGTAAAAGGATGGAGAGACGGAATTCCGTTGAAACGTGGCGGAACTACTGAAGATGTTGCCAATGCATGTCTTTTCTTAGCCTCTGATATGAGTGCTTATGTTACCGGACAAGTGCTTAATGTTTGCGGAGGAATGCTTACTTAA